The segment AGTAGGAGATATGAGTACTAGTATTTGTCAATGAACTCTTATGACCATATTATCATATATTTGTCAAGCAATTAAGGTTATTATTTAATATTCTATTCTAATATTAGCCAAAATAATATTTTCATTTAGTTCTATAATACCTTAACCCCTTTTAATTATTAGGATTTTAATGAAAAAAGCTAAAATCATTGACTTTCCTTTTAAAATAGCCTACATTTATTAAGGGAGCCCATTGGACTCTATGAAAACCAAGGACAAGCCGCCCTTGTTTTTATTTTTCCGATTATGGTTGAAAAACCCATCAAAAAAGTTTGGTATACTGATTCCATCCAGATGTTTACAAGATTGTCTGGCTGGATTTTGGTTCCGTTAGTGGTCGGGTACACCTTGGGTCGTTATCTTGATAATAAATTTCAGAGTGAACCCAGATGGTTTTTTATTTCAATTGGTCTGGCTTTTATCATTTCCACTATCGGTATTGTGTATCAAGCTCAGGCTGAGTATAAAAAAATAATTACACCGAAAAAATAATATGGCCGAAACACATTCTACGTCTACAGGAATAGAAAATAATAAGTCTCAATCTGAAGCGTCTCATGATACTTCTTCATCAGCCACTGGTCACGAAGAATTAGTCCATGAACATACGTTGTTTGCAGAGCCGATTTTTGAATTAGGTCCTTTGACAGTAACAAATTCATTGTTAACTTCTTGGATAGCTGTATGTATTATTTTGGTTATTGGTTTAGCTTTCCGTGCTCAATTACGAGCAGTACCAAAAAAATTACAAAACATAGTTGAGATGGTGATGGAAAAATTTTTGGAAATTTTTGATGCTGTTACTGGATCAAGAAAACAATCAATTAAATTAGCTCCGTTTGTGATGAGTTTTTTTGTTTTGATCTTAATTAACAATTGGCTGGGATTAATTCCGGGGGTTGGGTCAATCGGCCAAGTTGTTATGCATGATGGACATAAAACTTTTATTCCTTTTTTGCGAGGCGGTACGGCTGATCTAAATACAACCTTAGCTCTTGCTTCGATAGCGGTGGTTGCTAGCCATATTTTTGGTGTTGTGGCTGTTGGTGCCTGGACGTATTTAAATAAGTTTATTAACATCAAAGCCATTGCGGAGATTCCAAAAAAGTTTTTAAAAGATCCAACGATCATTATTGTTAATCCGATTAAAGCTTTTGTTGGTTTGATAGAGATTATTGGTGAGGTGGCTAAGGTGGCTAGTCTTTCTTTCCGTTTATTTGGAAATATTTTTGCCGGTGAGGTTTTATTGGCCTCCATGGCAGCTATCATTGCTTTTGCCGTGCCGATTCCATTTATGTTCTTGGAAATTATTGTTGGATTGATTCAGGCTCTGATCTTTGCTATATTGGTTTTGATATATGTTTCAATCAGCACAACGGCTGAGGAACATTAAAGGTTCTTTGTTTATAAAGCTATAAGGTTATAAAGTTACAAAGTATTAGTTATGTTTTAGTGCAATTACTTTATGAGCTTTATAACGTTATAACTTTATAACAATTTTATTTATTAATTTATACTATATGATGGATAATGTCATGTTAGCGAAAGCTTTAGCTATTGGTATTGGATCAATTGCTCCGGCTCTAGGTATCGGTTTTATTGGTGCCAAGGCCATGGAAGCGATTGGTCGAAATCCGGAAGCAGCTGGAAAAATTTTAGTGCCAATGTTGTTGGCCTGTGCTTTTGCTGAAGCGGTGGCGATTTACGCTTTGGTAATTGCCTTCAGTATTAAATAGTCTTTTGATACACTGCCCCTTTTGGGCAGAAATTAACAGAGTATTGAGTGAGATATTTCTTTTATATTCCTTATTGAGCTAACCTGATTATAGGTAGCCCGGGATGACAATTATAAAACTATGGATTCATTAATTTCTACATTTCATTTAGATGGAAAACTATTGATTGCTCAAATGGTTAACTTTGCGATTGTTTTTTTAGTATTATATTTCTTTGTTTTCAAACCTTTATTTAAGGTGACTGGAGATCGTTCACTAACAATTGAAAAAAGCTTGAAAGAAGCTAAAGAAATAGAAGCTCGTTTAGAAAAAACTAAAGCTGAACAAAAAGAAATGATTAAACAAGCTAAAATGGATGCAGCGGTTGTTTTGGAAGAAGCTAATCGTCAAGCAGAGGAGCGTAAGCTTGAATTAGTCGCCAAGGCAAAAGAAGAAATTGGTGATTTAATTAACCGAGAAAAAGCCAAAATTCAAGCAGATAAATCAGAAGCTTTACGAGAAATCAGAGCAGAAGTGGCTGAGATGATTAAATTAAGTTGGGAAAAAATCATGCATGAAAAAATGGACAAGACAACAGATGAAAAAATTCTTAGTAAAGTTATAAAGCAGATGGAATAATATGGCCTCACCTATTCGTGCCTATGCTCAGGCCTTGTATGAAGCATCGGTGGATCAAAAGAAACCGGAAATAAAAAAATTGGTAGAAAATTTCTTAAAATTGTTACAGGAAAAAAATCAGCTTTCACGAATAGAGGAGGTAGTTTCAGAAATTGAGGTTATTGATAATAAGGTCAATCATAGAATCCAAGCAGAAGTAACAAGTGCTCTTCACCTTGATGAAGTAACCATAAAAAAATTAGAAAAGTTTGTTCACCAAAGGACTGGCGCAAAAGAAGTTATCTGGGAAAAGAAGATTGACAAGAATATTCTTGGTGGAGTTATATTAAAATTTCAAGATACGGTGCTTGATCTTAGTATGCTAGAGACACTTGAAGCTTTAGCAGAAGAAATTAAAAAGTAATAATTTATTGTATGTCCAAAACTAAAGATTTTATAGTTGAGCAAATTAAAGAGAGCATTGGTGCTTTTCAATCTTCGCCCAAAGAAAAAACTGTTGGACGAGTTATTCGAATTAGTGATGGTATTGCCGCTGTTTCAGGGCTGCAGTCAATTCGGATGTCGGAAATGGTTGAGTTTAAAACTCCAAGTGGAATTGTATCTGGAGTAGCCTTAAACCTGGAAGCTGACATGGTTGGAGTGGCCATTCTTGGAAATATTGAAGCTATTATTGAAGGAGCTGAAGTGCAAGCCACTGGCCGTATTTTGGAAGTACCGGTTGGTGAAGCTTTGGTGGGTAGAGTGGTGAATCCTCTTGGGGAAGCTCTTGATGGAAAAGGAAAAATAATTTCACAAGAATTTTATCCAGTTGAAAAAATTGCTCCCGGAGTTATTACTCGTCAATCAGTTAATCAACCACTTCAAACCGGAATAAAAGCTATTGACGCTATGATTCCAATTGGACGAGGTCAGAGAGAATTAATTATTGGTGATCGTCAACTTGGAAAAACGGCACTAGCGATTGATACGATTATCAACCAAAAAGGCAAGGATGTTATTTGCATTTACGTGGCCATTGGTCAAAAAGAATCTAAAGTTGCTTCAATTTTAACCAAACTTGAAGCCGCTGGGGCTATGGATTTCACCACAGTTGTGTTAGCCGGTGCTTCTGCTCCTGCTCCGTTGTTATATTTTGCTCCGTATGCCGGTTGTGCTATGGCTGAATATTTTTTGGATAAAGGAAAAGATGTTTTGGTTGTCTATGATGATCTATCAAAACACGCTGTTGCCTATCGTGAAATTGCTTTGATTCTGCGACGTCCGCCTGGTCGTGAAGCCTATCCAGGAGATGTATTCTATCTTCACTCTCGTTTACTTGAACGTGCTTGTAAATTAAATAAAGAACAT is part of the Candidatus Falkowbacteria bacterium genome and harbors:
- a CDS encoding AtpZ/AtpI family protein, which gives rise to MVEKPIKKVWYTDSIQMFTRLSGWILVPLVVGYTLGRYLDNKFQSEPRWFFISIGLAFIISTIGIVYQAQAEYKKIITPKK
- the atpF gene encoding F0F1 ATP synthase subunit B, which produces MDSLISTFHLDGKLLIAQMVNFAIVFLVLYFFVFKPLFKVTGDRSLTIEKSLKEAKEIEARLEKTKAEQKEMIKQAKMDAAVVLEEANRQAEERKLELVAKAKEEIGDLINREKAKIQADKSEALREIRAEVAEMIKLSWEKIMHEKMDKTTDEKILSKVIKQME
- the atpE gene encoding ATP synthase F0 subunit C — translated: MMDNVMLAKALAIGIGSIAPALGIGFIGAKAMEAIGRNPEAAGKILVPMLLACAFAEAVAIYALVIAFSIK
- a CDS encoding F0F1 ATP synthase subunit alpha; translation: MSKTKDFIVEQIKESIGAFQSSPKEKTVGRVIRISDGIAAVSGLQSIRMSEMVEFKTPSGIVSGVALNLEADMVGVAILGNIEAIIEGAEVQATGRILEVPVGEALVGRVVNPLGEALDGKGKIISQEFYPVEKIAPGVITRQSVNQPLQTGIKAIDAMIPIGRGQRELIIGDRQLGKTALAIDTIINQKGKDVICIYVAIGQKESKVASILTKLEAAGAMDFTTVVLAGASAPAPLLYFAPYAGCAMAEYFLDKGKDVLVVYDDLSKHAVAYREIALILRRPPGREAYPGDVFYLHSRLLERACKLNKEHGGGSITALPIIETQAGDNSAYIPTNVISITDGQIYLEPDLFYQGNRPAINAGLSVSRVGSAAQIKAMKKVAGKIRLEAAQYRELAAFAQFGSDLDEETKQKLERGRRLYEVFKQGQYAPLSVSEQVAVFWALINGHLDAVPVEKIIQFETGFRHHLTVSHAQLLTTIETDGELTDSIVEGLTQAVTDYKATVDYLVE
- a CDS encoding F0F1 ATP synthase subunit A, whose product is MAETHSTSTGIENNKSQSEASHDTSSSATGHEELVHEHTLFAEPIFELGPLTVTNSLLTSWIAVCIILVIGLAFRAQLRAVPKKLQNIVEMVMEKFLEIFDAVTGSRKQSIKLAPFVMSFFVLILINNWLGLIPGVGSIGQVVMHDGHKTFIPFLRGGTADLNTTLALASIAVVASHIFGVVAVGAWTYLNKFINIKAIAEIPKKFLKDPTIIIVNPIKAFVGLIEIIGEVAKVASLSFRLFGNIFAGEVLLASMAAIIAFAVPIPFMFLEIIVGLIQALIFAILVLIYVSISTTAEEH
- the atpH gene encoding ATP synthase F1 subunit delta — encoded protein: MASPIRAYAQALYEASVDQKKPEIKKLVENFLKLLQEKNQLSRIEEVVSEIEVIDNKVNHRIQAEVTSALHLDEVTIKKLEKFVHQRTGAKEVIWEKKIDKNILGGVILKFQDTVLDLSMLETLEALAEEIKK